The Streptomyces pactum genome contains a region encoding:
- a CDS encoding Gfo/Idh/MocA family protein codes for MRIGILGLGRIGAFHAETLSGLDAVDSMVVADPFADAAKTAAERFGAEVADSPGAMLAAGVDGVVVAAATDAHPGLILAAVEAGVPVFCEKPVARTMAEGVEVLKAVAGHDVPVQIGYNRRFDAGFVAARAAVQGGELGALHTVRSTTLDPAPPPAAYIAASGGIFRDCSVHDFDIIRWVTGREVTEVYAVGGNRGAGFIKDAGDADTTGAILTLDDGTIAVVSNSRHNARGYDVRMEIHGFADSIAVGLEDQLPLRSVEPGVTFPGGTPHDFFMDRFTAAYRAELTAFTEVVAGARPSPCTIEDALEAGWIAEACTLSLHEHRPVTVAEVRRG; via the coding sequence ATGCGTATCGGAATCCTGGGCCTCGGCCGCATCGGAGCGTTCCACGCCGAGACCCTCTCCGGTCTCGACGCCGTCGACTCAATGGTCGTCGCCGACCCGTTCGCGGACGCCGCGAAGACGGCCGCCGAGCGGTTCGGCGCCGAGGTCGCGGACTCGCCCGGGGCGATGCTGGCCGCCGGGGTGGACGGGGTGGTGGTCGCGGCGGCGACCGACGCCCACCCGGGGCTGATCCTGGCCGCCGTCGAGGCAGGCGTCCCCGTCTTCTGCGAGAAGCCCGTCGCCCGCACCATGGCGGAGGGTGTCGAGGTGCTCAAGGCGGTCGCGGGTCATGACGTGCCGGTCCAGATCGGCTACAACCGCCGCTTCGACGCCGGATTCGTCGCGGCACGGGCGGCGGTGCAGGGGGGCGAGCTCGGCGCGCTGCACACCGTGCGGTCGACCACGCTGGACCCCGCGCCGCCGCCCGCCGCGTACATCGCCGCGTCCGGGGGCATCTTCCGTGACTGCTCGGTGCACGACTTCGACATCATCCGCTGGGTGACGGGACGCGAGGTGACCGAGGTGTACGCCGTCGGCGGCAACCGCGGGGCCGGCTTCATCAAGGACGCGGGCGACGCCGACACCACCGGGGCGATCCTCACCCTGGACGACGGCACCATCGCCGTGGTCTCCAACAGCCGCCACAACGCGCGTGGTTACGACGTCCGCATGGAGATCCACGGTTTCGCGGACTCCATCGCCGTCGGTCTGGAGGACCAACTGCCGCTGCGCTCGGTCGAGCCCGGCGTGACCTTCCCGGGCGGCACCCCGCACGACTTCTTCATGGACCGCTTCACCGCCGCCTACCGCGCCGAGCTCACCGCGTTCACCGAGGTCGTCGCCGGTGCCCGGCCGTCCCCCTGCACGATCGAGGACGCGCTGGAGGCGGGCTGGATCGCCGAGGCGTGCACCCTGTCCCTGCACGAGCACCGCCCGGTGACGGTGGCGGAGGTACGGCGGGGCTGA
- a CDS encoding VOC family protein translates to MTSRLNPYLSFDGDARQAMEFYEQVFGGTLALNTFGAVGESDAPQADKIMHGMLETPSGFTLMGADTPPGMEHSPGNNFSVSLSGDDEAELRGYWEKLSAGGSVAVPLEKQMWGDVFGMCTDRFGVPWMVNISEPAS, encoded by the coding sequence ATGACCTCACGTCTCAACCCCTACCTCAGCTTCGACGGCGACGCCCGACAGGCGATGGAGTTCTACGAGCAGGTGTTCGGCGGCACCCTGGCGCTGAACACCTTCGGTGCGGTCGGCGAGTCCGACGCCCCCCAGGCCGACAAGATCATGCACGGCATGCTGGAGACGCCGAGCGGGTTCACCCTGATGGGCGCCGACACCCCGCCCGGCATGGAGCACAGCCCGGGAAACAACTTCTCGGTGAGCCTCAGCGGCGATGACGAGGCAGAGCTGCGCGGCTACTGGGAGAAGCTGTCCGCCGGCGGCTCCGTCGCCGTGCCGCTGGAGAAGCAGATGTGGGGCGACGTCTTCGGCATGTGCACGGACCGGTTCGGCGTCCCCTGGATGGTGAACATCAGCGAGCCGGCGAGCTGA
- a CDS encoding sugar phosphate isomerase/epimerase family protein, giving the protein MPAALDRIRVGSAPDSWGVWFPDDPRQVPWERFLDEVTGAGYEWIELGPYGYLPTDPARLTDEVTRRGLKVSAGTIFCGLHRGPSEWDATWEQVSRVAALTQAMDAKHLVVIPSFWRDDKTAEILEPPELTGEQWAHLTKGMERLGHEVREAYGLDIVVHPHADTHIDTEEHVERFLDATDSDLVGLCLDTGHYAYCGGDSVKLIETYGERIGYLHLKQVDPEILAEVRAGGVPFGPAVQRGVMCEPPAGVPELGPVLTAAQKLGVDLFAIVEQDMYPCEPDKPLPIAVRTRRFLRSCGA; this is encoded by the coding sequence ATGCCCGCTGCCCTCGACCGCATCCGCGTCGGCTCGGCCCCCGACTCCTGGGGCGTCTGGTTCCCCGACGACCCCCGGCAGGTGCCCTGGGAACGCTTCCTCGACGAGGTCACCGGGGCCGGCTACGAGTGGATCGAACTGGGCCCCTACGGCTACCTCCCCACCGACCCGGCCCGGCTCACCGACGAGGTGACCCGGCGCGGCCTCAAGGTCTCCGCGGGCACCATCTTCTGCGGCCTGCACCGCGGCCCCTCCGAATGGGACGCCACCTGGGAGCAGGTCAGCCGCGTCGCCGCCCTCACCCAGGCGATGGACGCGAAGCACCTCGTCGTCATCCCGTCCTTCTGGCGCGACGACAAGACCGCCGAGATCCTGGAGCCGCCGGAGCTGACCGGTGAGCAGTGGGCGCACCTGACCAAGGGCATGGAACGCCTCGGGCACGAGGTGCGGGAGGCCTACGGGCTGGACATCGTCGTCCACCCGCACGCCGACACCCACATCGACACCGAGGAGCACGTCGAGCGCTTCCTCGACGCCACCGACTCCGACCTCGTCGGCCTCTGCCTGGACACCGGGCACTACGCCTACTGCGGCGGCGACAGCGTCAAGCTGATCGAGACCTACGGCGAGCGCATCGGCTACCTGCACCTCAAGCAGGTCGACCCGGAGATCCTCGCCGAGGTGCGGGCGGGCGGGGTGCCGTTCGGGCCGGCCGTGCAGCGCGGGGTGATGTGCGAACCGCCCGCCGGCGTGCCCGAGCTGGGTCCGGTGCTCACGGCGGCCCAGAAGCTGGGCGTGGACCTGTTCGCCATCGTCGAGCAGGACATGTACCCCTGCGAGCCCGACAAGCCCCTGCCCATCGCCGTCAGGACGCGCAGGTTCCTGCGCTCCTGCGGCGCATGA
- a CDS encoding ATP-binding cassette domain-containing protein has protein sequence MTSKTAGTHGAVLADTAPEADRPIVQLRGAGKAYGNIRALHGVDLAVHPGRVTCVLGDNGAGKSTLIKIISGLHQHTEGEFLVDGETVRFNTPRDALARGIATVYQDLATVPLMPVWRNFFLGSEMTKGPWPVRRLDIARMKKTADEELRNMGIVLDDLEQPIGTLSGGQRQCVAIARAVYFGARVLILDEPTAALGVKQSGVVLKYVAAARERGLGVIFITHNPHHAYMVGDHFSVLRLGTLELSAARADITLGELTNHMAGGAELAALKHELAQVGGVDVEALPEDEPGAPAPGPAKAGAVGPAAARTAVSASAACDPAEPGADAPGTAEGKA, from the coding sequence CAACTGCGCGGCGCCGGCAAGGCCTACGGCAACATCCGCGCCCTGCACGGCGTCGACCTCGCCGTCCACCCCGGCCGGGTCACCTGCGTACTCGGTGACAACGGCGCCGGCAAGTCCACCCTCATCAAGATCATCTCAGGGCTGCACCAGCACACCGAGGGCGAGTTCCTCGTCGACGGCGAGACCGTGCGCTTCAACACCCCCCGCGACGCCCTGGCCCGGGGCATCGCCACCGTCTACCAGGATCTCGCCACCGTGCCCCTGATGCCGGTGTGGCGCAACTTCTTCCTCGGCTCCGAGATGACCAAGGGCCCCTGGCCCGTGCGCCGCCTCGACATCGCCCGCATGAAGAAGACGGCCGACGAGGAACTGCGCAACATGGGCATCGTCCTGGACGACCTGGAGCAGCCCATCGGCACGCTCTCCGGCGGCCAGCGCCAGTGCGTCGCCATCGCCCGCGCCGTCTACTTCGGCGCCCGTGTCCTCATCCTCGACGAGCCCACCGCCGCCCTCGGCGTCAAGCAGTCCGGCGTGGTCCTCAAGTACGTCGCCGCCGCCCGCGAACGCGGCCTCGGCGTCATCTTCATCACCCACAACCCGCACCACGCCTACATGGTCGGCGACCACTTCAGCGTGCTGCGCCTGGGCACCCTCGAACTCAGCGCCGCGCGCGCCGACATCACCCTCGGGGAACTCACCAACCACATGGCGGGCGGCGCCGAACTCGCCGCCCTCAAGCACGAGCTGGCGCAGGTCGGCGGGGTGGACGTGGAGGCACTGCCGGAAGACGAGCCGGGGGCTCCCGCGCCCGGCCCCGCGAAGGCCGGCGCCGTCGGCCCCGCGGCGGCCCGCACCGCCGTCTCCGCAAGCGCCGCCTGTGACCCCGCCGAGCCCGGCGCCGACGCACCCGGCACCGCCGAAGGGAAGGCCTGA